The stretch of DNA ATACATGTAGATGTCTAACTTTGGTGTCTTAATCTTGAACTCAGTTTCTATGTAAGTAACACTGACTGGACCAGCCATCCTCAACGGTATTCAATATAACTACATCCATCTGATCGCCAGCAATTCTGtatctttttgtttctcatcttGTGAATAATTCATCTTCAGGTGTCTGAAACATGCATCTGTACTAAACTTCCTGCAGGCTTGCTACTTGTACATTATTTTGTAAAAGCTTTGTTTTAACTGCCAAAGAATTTGTTCCTGTCTAGCTCCCAAATCAAAATatcccacagcagagcttttTTCCACATTCCAGAAAGCATTTTAAGGACAGCCTGGACTGTATTGTTGATTGTCTCACATTAAGTTGACTGTTCAATATCAAACAAACCATCCTCACTCCAGTTCTTATTGCCTGTTCTTCTGCTAGGGTTGCCCTTAGCAGCATTTATCAAGTGTGACAATCCAGGAGATTTTGCCAGCACTTCTGCTCTGGGTGTGTTCTCCCTTAGAGCCGTATCTGGAATGGAAGGAACCATGATgtatattcttttccttttatggTGCTGAAAAAGTTTATCTCTTCTAGAAATGTGAAAAGATTcttatttcctcttcttcctcactctCCCTTTGACAGTTTGAAGAAGAGTTTTTGGAAACTTGAGAGCAGTATGAGAAGCTCCTGCAAGGTGAGTCCATGTGAAACCTCAAGAAAAGTGTAACCAGACATAGAGAAGATGTGTGAAGTCTTTGAAGACTGTATGTGACTTCCTTTCCACACAGAAGGGTACAGCTGAGAGCcgtgagcagctgcagaggctgaTTTTTTCCATATGTGGACAGATGAAATTGCAAACTGGCCTCTGGATTCTTCTACTCTCCATCTGTCTACGCATCCCACCTTGTCCCACAAACTTAACCATGGGCTTCAGTAACTAGAAAATATGTATCcgaaattttcattttatgtccTGATAAAGCTTAAAGATTGATCATAAGAGAGAAATCTGTGAATCTAACATTTGCTTCAAATACTGTTTGAATAATGGAACAGAACTTTTTTACATTGTTTAGAACTAGACACTTTTTACTCAGTTGAGATGTTTAGTGTGCTTGTCTCCACTGCActtcaatttcattttaaaagctgctgtaCACAGTCCTGACTGCAACTACAGtgaaattttttaaaggaaggatGGTAACCCACAATAACTGTGTTTTTCAATTGAATTTGTCTGCATCACTGTAATTTATTCTTTGCATGGAAGAACTCCAGTTTAATACAATAACTGCCCACAGCAAGCTCACCAGAAAAGCAATGATCCTCTGAAGACAGCAAGAAATCTGACGTGGACTTACTAGATCAGTCAAATAATGTGTGTCTTTCTTTTTAGGTGGATCCCTGCTGTTTCAGCAGGTGCCCATGGTGGAGATTGATGGGATGAGGATGGTGCAGACCAGAGCCATCCTCAGCTACATTGCAGCAAAGTACAACCTCTATGGGAAGGACCTGAAGGAGAGAGCCTTGTATGTAACAGTATTACTCTTGAATTTAGTATAGTAGTTCAGATGCATCAAAAAGTAATTGCAtagtcacacacacacagaatcaTCTGTGGGCCTCAGTGATATGCAACTTGCAGTCAGTGTGAGAGGCCACAGTTAGATGTAAGCCAACTGATTTGTTCTAACTCAGTTacttttcacataaaaatatctGAGTCAGGGGTTTATTGTGCCTTAGTGAAAGCTTAATACAGGTATTTGAGAGGTGACTGGCATGTAGATGCTGAACTACTTTTGTAACCAGAAAACTCTGGAAAGAAATGGTTCATTTCTAACTTCTGGCTGCAAAATAAGAGCTATCATTGACATTATCTGTGGTTGCATGATGTCCCACTGCACTGTAAAACGTGCATGGTTTAGATCTTtgggagctggggaaaaaacagcTAAAAGCTGTTGAAAAACTATTGGTTTAATCTGAAATTACATCCACATGAAATTACATCTTGATGTTgtgtctgtgaaaaaaaaagtatgattGGGCTGTCTCAGTATGTAGCATTTTAAATGTCCATCTACAGTATGAAACCTGCACTCATAGTTCTGGAAAAGGGACAATCTGAAGAACTGTACTGATAATTTAGCTGGATGAAGAGCCTGGTATGCTTCAGACTTCCAACCCCATTATTTATCTATTTGGCACTACTTGGATTTTGGATTAAATTCTGAAGGTGGGATACATCCAGACAATTCAGTCAGTTGGGAGTGAGTCCTTGTGGTGCTGTGTGTTTCTCTGGTGATTGTGATCTGTAGCACCAAAGTTACACTCTTAACCTCTGTGCAATCCTGTTTAAACCTGCACAGTGATGCAAGTAAAGAGCCAAAACCACTACAAATACCAGTAAACTCAGACTGTgacatgtttttttaattgcagaaataatttgtatGAGGGGGTGTCATGAATGAGTGTGTTTGAGATcacttaaaaaaacatttttcagatcacactgcagcctggaaaggagggagggggaatgCACCACCACAGGGGGATgggaaatacaatttttactATCCTAAAACAAATATAAGGTAATTCTGCTTGTGAAGGTGCcttctatttaatatttttgtttgctttggttttaagGATTGATATGTATGTTGGAGGAACAGATGACCTTATGGGCTTTATTTTGATGTTCCCTTTCTTATCTGCGGAGGATAAAGAGAAGCAACGTGCTTTTATAGTTCAAAAGGCAACAAGCAGGTATTTCCCAGTATATGAAAAGGTATGTAGGAGGATCATTCTCTTCCCTGATTCTGTAGGGATAACAGTGGGAACACTGGTATTTCACCACAACCACAAGCTAAAGTGTCAGTGCAGTACTTTACACCAGGACATCCATACTGTCTATTGGCTGGAGATGGGTCAGAGCAGTATCAGAAAAGTTGGGGCAGGTCAACCCAAGAGCCTTTCATTGAATTTTCTTCCCCATGCCCAGGTGAGGaagggagtgatagagcagctttgatGGGCACCTGGTGCCCAGCCAGGATCAACCCACCACAGTAATTTGCATTGCAAAAGCAGTGCTAATTATCTTCTTTGTTTAACATTTCAAATACatcttgttgggttttttttaaacacagtaaTACACAGCTATCACTGCTGACTTCTAGCCATACTGGAATCTTGGTGTTTTTCTGATTATAGTTTGAGAGACAGGACCCAAGAGGTACTCACAATGTAAATTAAGATGCATGGACAGGATGATCTAGCAGGAATAGATCCTTCTCAATTTTAAAGACTAAAGAAAAGACAGTTTTCCACTTTGCCAGGTCTCCCATACATGGTTGCCAGGGTGCATTCTGCCCTATATTCTACTTGTTGTTCCACTTGTTTTAGCCCCAGTGCTTTAGGCTGATCACCTCTCTTTCATACTCTCTTATTTTCCCATTGAAGGTGTAACAATGTGTAGAAAAATTCCATATAAATTAGACTTGAAAGGTGTGAATACCAAGAAGGTATCTAACCCTGTACTCCAGTACACAGGGTTACCTAGGGCTATAGGAAGAAAGGACCAGTAAGAGAAACCCTGGGATTCTAGATTTCTGCTGTAAAATCATCAGTGACTGCTGGCACATCCCCTGTTCCCCCTGTTAGCTGCGTGGGAGAGAAGGGTGAAAAGGAGACAGTAGTATTGTCAAAGAAAGTGTGCCtgtgcattttgaaaacatgaaCCTCAGCTGGCTATCCACACCTGAGTGTTTTCATTTATGACATTTCTAGGTTTTGAAAGACCATGGGCAGGACTTCCTTGTTGGCAACAATTTTAGCTGGGCTGATGTTCATCTTCTTGAAGCCATTTTAATGGTAGAAGAGAAAAAGTCAGATGTGCTCTCAGGCTTTCCTCAGTTACAGGTACCTTGCACTAACAAGATGCTCATACGGTTGTAAATGTGATAAGTGATATTTCAAAGTCTGTTATGTGTAAATAATTCCACAAAACATTTGTTACTTTTTCATTCCAGTCTTGTTCTTCTTGCTTTAGGAAGAGGTTGTAAGATGTTTCATCTAAAGAAACTGTTATTTTCAGGAGTAACCCCTGTACACATCTGAAGAAACGCACCCTccctttttttgcctctcttcACCAGTTCTGTGGTACTGTTAAGTGGAAGATAGTTTTGGATCACAAGAACTGATCTGAGTAACATACATATCAGAAACCACAGATAACTGTTAACACTTCATCCCATATCAATACAAGACAGAGGGCTGATTTGTTACTGTGGAATATAAAAGGGTTGAAGTGAGTGGGAGTAAAATTCATCCACGGTTAAAACCGTATTTCCTGTCTCATCTCCACATACAGCTTGTTAAAGGATGTTACATAAATCAGCAAAATAGGGGGTTTTGTTgtgttatttctgttctttaaataCCATGTACTTACTGTTTACCTTTTAGGCATTTAAAGCAAGGATAAGCAGCATCCCCACAATCAAGAAGTTTCTTGAGCCAGGAAGCCAGAGGAAACCTGTTCCTGATGATAAATATGTGGAGACTGTCCGGAGAGTTCTCCGCATGTATTATGATCTAAAAGCAAATTAGTTTGCTTGGCCACAGGCTGTAAGAGAACTGCCAGATTGCACGTGGCCAGTTATGCTGCGAAGGAAGGTGAAGGGGTGTTTGGGAGGTGTTTCAATGGGCAGGAGGTCGTGCCCTCACACAAAATATAGTAGGCAGGTATCTTTTACAACACTTCAGTACTAGcctattttctctttcattcatCTCGAGATTTTTCCGGGTAATTTTAAGCAAGTGAAATAGCAGCAAGTACACTGTCTTCCTAGAGACTTCGTGGAAtagcaaaaaagagaaatgggagTTGCTGACTGATAGCTTCAGCATGTCATGCTATTTCTCACGACTTTTTTCTAGATCTAGATCAGATTTTTATATGATGATTGCTCCCAATGTAGGTCTTTACTGTTCTTTAATATCACTGTTGGCAAATGAAACAAGTGGTTTTTAAAGATGGTAGGAGTGAGGTCTTTCTCCTGCCAGTTTTACTGGACATTAGTGACTTGTCTGAAATGTCAACACTGTGCCTTTATAACTATGCTGCACTTTTATTaatgaaataggaaataaaCTGACTGccaaatgacatttttgtttAACTGCTGCATCTAGAGGACCTGTACTAAACAAATAAACTTTTTATGTAGTCACATTGTCCTGTTGGTCTCGTGAATGAAGGTTGGGGCTTGCAAacataatttttacttttcttgtaGCTTAAATTCTTTGTATTTGATATGAGGAGGGTCCTTGTTAACCCATACGCCTCATGGGAAGGCatattttgtttgtgtttataAACAAGAGAATGGAGATGTGAGAGGTAACAAACCATCACACAAACCTGATACAGCTCCTGTCTAGTACCAACCAAACTCaaaatgttgtttcttcttctctttttttttaactctatGGTTTCCACAGACAACTAGATAATGGAATTTAAAGTTTTAATCACTTCAACAAGGCACTTGGGTtttgaaaagctgctctgcaggatgtTATCTTGGGGTTTCATATTTGTTGTTTATAGTTCTACATTAATGACATATCTTACAAGAAAAAACTTGTGCTCAATCGCTAATGGCACTGGTTTATTCCTGTGTTAGCTTGAGTTGAGAAATATGATGCTGCTTGACACTGGGATGTAGTAAGTACACTCATCTGATACTTGATGAACAAGTTGCCCACTTGAGAGCTCGTCAGGCTCCCCAGCTTCAGTACGATCGAAGTTTTCAGTGCTACAAACACTCTTCCCTCATTGCTAGGTATACAAAGTTTGTATTGACCTACCGTAGTTCATTAGCTACTGTAATGTCAATTGCAATTACAGTTCAGTCCTTGGTTTAATCTCAGATTAGTTTAATAGAAAAGTTTGGAAGACCCTGTAGTTGTTCATTGTAATTCCTTGCTAAGTGAACTTTTTCTCCACAATATGAGGAAAATTGTGGCATAATGCTGTTCAAGAGGACCATAAGCAAAGGTGCAGCAGATGTAGGAGGTGCCTCTATCAGTACTTGTTGGTGATAAGCCTAACAGCTGATGGTTATGCGTTTTAGTAAATAGAGTGGTACAGCAGCAATGAATGTGAGCAGGAGAACAGTTGGTACTGAAGCCTTGTCATCAACACTGTATGTGTTTGGCACATGGTTAACTTCAGCATAGCTCAAGAGTGGTTGTGTGGAATGAATGCCCCTTAAACAGCATTTGGTGCACTCTTGGagcacatttttcagtttaatttcatCTAGAAAGAATCCAGTTTGTACACTCCAAGATCACACTGTGATGGGAGCCAAAGTACagttaagaaattaaattttaaaacatcatcCTGTTTCAGACCACTGATGTAGATATACCCTGCAATGCTCCAGGTGTGGCCCAACTGATGGTTCATTTCCTGATATTTTAGTAAATTGTTGATGAGAAGTtctattttgtttcattattttttacttaccttcttgatttgttttgaaatgaagaCACCTTAAAAGTGTTTATACATCATGTGGACTTCTCCATATAAAATCTACAGTCATGTTTGCTTATGCTGTGGTGGCAGAGCTGTATGGTGTGACAGTGCTGCGGGTTAACCCTGCCTGATAACCTTATTTTGATATTCCCATGCAGGTTTGTCAGTTTACTTTCTAACCTGTGAAGAGCAGCAGGTTTACAGACTATTATTGTGATCTTCCATATTCTGGGCAAACTAGGGATGAAATCAGCTGAAATCTAAGTATCTTACAAAACAGTTTTTTCACTGAGCAACCTTGAGTCCTGGTAAGTGTTGTAAACGAGGCTGAgacttttgaaaggaaaagtcaaCTCGTTAATTTATTAACTGCTGAGAGCAGGAACTCAGGATAAGCCCAGGCTCTGCACAACAAGCCACAATAAAACAATACACAAACAAGACAGTGAGACCCGCTGGGTGCTCCCTTGGACCCCAAGTTCCTCAGGAGGACCCCTCCCACCCTGGGGGCAGGTGGCTTTTAAAGTCTCTGGTGCCACCGGACTGGTGCATTTCTTAATCCTCGTGCTGATTGGTCCCTTTCCTGTTCGCTGGTTGGTCTATACCTCCGTGCATTCCTCACCAATCATTTTCAAACAAGTCCACATCATTGGTTGGCTTGTTCTCCAATCACAGTCTAGGGCATCGTCCTCATCCTTTGTACCCTATGAAGCAATGTACTAGAAAGTTCCTGCTATTAAACCCATTGGGTCCTTGTTATATCCCCATCCAGTGGTTACATTCCAGCATTACACCCGTACAGTCTCGCAACTTCCCTTCAATTAACATGTCCATCTATTCCACCCTCAACTCCCCTCTTTTATATCTTATCTAAACAGTAATAACCAACACCCTGAAACCAATTCATTTATTACAGTAAGCACTCTAGCAGTAATTATTTAGGGGGTACCTTTCTTTAGTATTGCTTTTACAACACATCAGAGCTTTTCAGTTCTGTTACCAGCCTTCAAGACAGTGGTAAACAAGTAAAATATACAGATGTTTGTTGCCGTTTGTTCTATGTCTCTCAATGTTGCCAGCCCAATAATTCCTGGCTAAAAATTAGTTAAGAACACATAATAACCTCAGGATTTGTTTCACTCTTAACTCTCACAAAGTACTTTGGTGTTAAACAGGCAGTTTTGATGTGTTCtcaagaaggacttggggttTTCTTCAACTTTTGCTCTGCTAGGACCTATTTATGTACAAATCAGCTGGGAGCATCATTCTGCTAGCCAAGTAAATTATGCTTAGTGGAGGTAAGGGTTGTGATCCTAAGTAACCATCTTTGGTTTAAAACACTGTCTGGTAATGGAATGACAAGTTCATTTCCATTGAAAACACTAGGATAATTCTCACTGATTTAATAGCGAGTACAGGATATTTGCTTTAGTACACATTATGGTTTCTGATGACTGTATGGGATCTTTACTCTGCATTGTGCTTGCTGATGTTTTGGTATATTGCAGTTAATTCCAATGGAACTCTGCTATTCGGATGAGCACATCTGAACGTGCAAAAGAAGCATCAGCTattcaaaggaatttttcaaGTCTCCTGCATGCTTCCTGAGGCACTTCTTCACACCTGACTATAGCAAcactaacaaaacaaaacaaaaacaaaacaaaacaaaaaaaaaaacaacaaaaaaagcgCAAGATGGCAAATTTAGGGAAAACTAGCCAGGTCAACTGACTGGAGGATTCCTAACATTGCTTCTAGCAGGCACTTAACAGATATTCCTATGCTTAGTATCACTTGCCAATTGCCACCATAGGAAAAATAGACTTGATTTGGGGGAAATGTCTTTACTACCAATTAATTTAGTTGgtgacaaagcaaaacaagaacaCCTTTGATGAGCGGAAAAGACTCCACTACTAAATaagtagtaaagtaggtatgtttattCCAGCGCTGGGACACACATGGAATGGCTCCTCCAAAACCATGCGTGCcaacagctgcattcagcttggTATTTATCGGGTTACAAGTGCCATATTCATTAAGTTTCCCAATACgcctatacatattcatcacCTAACCCCGCCCAGCCTCACTTTGTATTGTAATGAacccaaaagtcatttacatctACGTTTTGCGTGCGCAGTGTTGTCTGTTGGCTTTGGTAGGGGTCTCCGAGGGTCTTCCTCCGATGAAGTCAGGAGTCTTCTTCAttctgaacttttcacctttcctttctgtgcatGCTCTTTATACCCCTGGCCCGAGTTCAAGCTTCGAGACTGGTTTGAGCTAGTTTTGGGTTGAGCACAGGATGTCTGTCCGAGACTCCCCCTGCCCTTATCAGTGGTctcttatcttttcttcctgctttggtATGCTGACCAAGCTCGATGCATTGTTCCTAACTAATTATTCTGCTTCCCATCCCCCTGATTCACCTTCGCTCCCACTCCTTCCCAAGCTCAACCTTTCTCCTTCGTTCCCAActcctctgccttctcccctccttctcctcgTGTGCAGGGCATTTTCTTCGCTGTTTTTCCCCGGCACTCTGCCGTGCAGTGTTCTACCCCTTCTTAAACACATTCCGCAGCGCCACCCTGGCCGTGGGCTCAGCCGCGCCCTGCAGTGGGTGGTTGGATCCGGCTGGAACCGGCTGTGTCCGGCTGGGGCAGCCCGGCCTCCCCTCATGGAGCCCCTGCTGAAGCCAACGCCCCATACAGCTGTGTCTGGTTTAATAAGCGGGTCCCTCAGCGGGTTTCCAAACGGGTCATGGGGTCACTGGGATCTGCTGGTGGTGGCCCACAGCCTTGCGGCCCAAGAGGGGAAAAGTTCGTGTTCCAGAGGCGTGTAGGACCTGGACACCAGGgcacctgggcactgctggtgcAGAGGAGTTCTCAGGAGGCTTCACTCGGAACCTGAAATTCGGAATTTGCATTAAAGCCCAAATCCTGCTCTTAAGAAAGGctattttatttgctgctggGGAAAATTTGAGACGTAGGCAACTCCTCTGCATGTCCCCGGGCTCCCTTTTAACTACTCGGAAGCTCTCGGCATGGAATTAGCCTGACAGTACTTTTCCTGCCCCCAGGTGGAGCCCTGCGCTTTCGGCAGGTGCCCTTGGTAGGGGCTGGCGGGAGGGAGGTGGTGCATCCTGGAGCCATCTTCAGTCACAGAGCCTGAAAAGTACACCCTCCGTGGGAAGCACCTGAAGGACAGATCCTGGTGCAGTAACTTCAAACCTCAAAGCACGAGATGCTCCTTTCTAACATGTGACTATTTTTGGAGTCAGTGGCAACAGTATTATCAGAATGCAATTTATCTGTAAAGCATGGTCAACCTCTGAGCAGCTGACTGGAAGCATGTCTACAAGCCACCTTggagtgcagagcagagaaaagcatatatatacacatttccAGCAGCCCTTTCCAGGCTTTGTTTCAGTGCTGATGTCTTGTTGGAATTTCCCGTGCTACAGCCTGTGCCTGTTGTCTCTTCTACTTTCACTATAGTCCTCCAAGGACAACCTGGTCCTGGCCCCTCTGCAGCTACATATTAGGTAGGTGAACAGAGTAACTAGATCCTTGACACTTCactgtttcacatttttatcaaagggctaaaagaaaaattagcatGTTTCAcggtaaataaaataaagtgcCAATAGGTAGGCAAGTTGAAACTCAGTGATCTGAATCAGTATGCAAACTGGGAATTAATAAACCAGAGGCATTTAGTTTTGTTAAATGCACTTTGCCAAAATTCCCACTGATGTGAGAAGCAGGAACTCAAAGGAGGAGGAGCTGAAGAACACAGTGGATAATTAGCCATATGCCATCTTCCAGCACACCACTGGCATCTGAAAATGCTGATGTGACCTTGGTGGATAGTGGAAATTTTCAGATAGCATTATATGTCTGACTCTGACATTGACCCAAGAACTACTAATAGGTATCACTTAATCCTAATCCAGAAACTGGGGACAATTTTGTAGTTATGCTGCAGATTTGTGCTGCTTACCCTACAACTACTACTTTCCATTTAAGACCAATTTCaacactgcagcagtgccaTTTAATCTCACACCTGCAAATGTTATCCAAGAGAAGATGGAATGTAATGTTAGCCTTTCTGGCAAGAGAAAAGGAGCTTCACCTCATGGTTCAGCCTCGGATGCCAGAGCTTAGTACATATAACCCTAGCCTTGCCACCCTGCTTGGATACACTTCAAGCAGGGAATATCTTTCCACTCGCTTTCTCAAGGAAGTAGTTACCTTATTTAACTCTTGCTATTGTTCAGCAGGTGGTTTTGCTGCAGAATGTCAGTCAAGAGGTGATCTGGGAGACAACTGTTCTGGATTCCTTTGAAAATCTAATTTGAACAATTATTTCTGAGAAAGTTCAGAAcgggtttgttggggttttagctctcctggtttttttttttttgtttcctcttaaaggaattttccctgtACATGTTGCCAGGGAgacaaattactgggtgcttaagaaaaacaaaggaccTGGCCACAGAAGGAGGGGTGCATCTCTTTCACCTGGGTTTGTGGGCAGTCAGTTCCCGGcgtttggacagagagagagaggctacttcttcagctgccttccttctaccggAGAAACCCCTGGATcccaagcctgccttccctgccctgctgggagctgggctgcggccgccctgcccctgccattgcttcgagccttcgctactCTGTAGCCCCATcacgccctgcctgcccagacctccggggggttcccacCGCAGCTCCTGAGTTTGGATAGATCCcatctgccacccgggattttTGCTCGTCCCTGCCATTCCAGtctgccgttccagcctgctgttcccgagagtccggccggacaccgggatcggctccccaggggtttgtgaagcctttgtcccatcccttcccgggatcccaggccaccggtgccgcgtgctccccgagctcgctccggagcgccccctgcagccgcgggggaaccatcgcacctgccctgctcaccgggagccgccagcgcccctgccggctgcgagcggaactgcacccgaggggaaagggcccgacagccgagaaggctggcactgggtttgtgattgtttgctgttactgccatagttattgttgtttgtttgactggttatacacatatagatatgtaatagtaaagaactgttatttctgttcctcatatctttgcctg from Corvus cornix cornix isolate S_Up_H32 chromosome 3, ASM73873v5, whole genome shotgun sequence encodes:
- the LOC104693569 gene encoding LOW QUALITY PROTEIN: glutathione S-transferase 3 (The sequence of the model RefSeq protein was modified relative to this genomic sequence to represent the inferred CDS: substituted 1 base at 1 genomic stop codon) produces the protein MSGKPKLYYFDGRGKMESIRWLLAAAGVEFEEEFLETXEQYEKLLQGGSLLFQQVPMVEIDGMRMVQTRAILSYIAAKYNLYGKDLKERALIDMYVGGTDDLMGFILMFPFLSAEDKEKQRAFIVQKATSRYFPVYEKVLKDHGQDFLVGNNFSWADVHLLEAILMVEEKKSDVLSGFPQLQAFKARISSIPTIKKFLEPGSQRKPVPDDKYVETVRRVLRMYYDLKAN